In Humulus lupulus chromosome 7, drHumLupu1.1, whole genome shotgun sequence, the following are encoded in one genomic region:
- the LOC133791433 gene encoding uncharacterized protein LOC133791433, protein MIVARPRTRTSAPNAKAPVSKTPNIAATNAEAPPPRSSIVNGENPSSSNRFIALQKSERHVHEDITSPYFLSNGDHPGLVLAFPPLTDKNFQAWRRDFKISIGAKNKIAFLTRALPQPRPDDLLLNYWLRCNQMVMSWILHSISQEIKSSIMYLDSAIAIWSELNHRFDQGNGPRIFKMDETLITLHQRHDSVSAYFTKLKAIWDEIAELRPVPPKPVQLRLILLLFTIKIKFYNF, encoded by the coding sequence ATGATCGTGGCAAGACCACGAACAAGAACCTCAGCTCCAAATGCAAAAGCTCCAGTTTCTAAAACACCAAACATAGCAGCAACAAACGCAGAAGCTCCCCCACCTCGAAGCTCAATTGTCAATGGTGAAAACCCCTCCTCTTCAAATCGTTTTATTGCTCTACAAAAATCTGAACGCCATGTTCATGAGGATATCACCAGTCCCTACTTCCTCAGCAATGGTGACCATCCAGGGCTCGTCCTAGCTTTTCCTCCCCTGACCGACAAAAATTTTCAAGCATGGAGACGCGACTTCAAAATTTCTATTGGAGCCAAGAACAAAATAGCCTTCCTCACTAGAGCTCTTCCTCAACCAAGACCAGACGATCTTCTGCTCAATTATTGGCTCCGCTGCAACCAAATGGTAATGTCATGGATTCTCCACTCTATTTCTCAAGAAATCAAAAGCAGCATCATGTATCTAGACTCAGCTATTGCAATATGGAGTGAACTCAATCACAGATTTGATCAAGGAAATGGACCAAGAATATTCAAAATGGATGAAACTCTCATCACCCTTCACCAACGCCATGACTCTGTAAGTGCCTATTTCACAAAACTGAAGGCCATTTGGGATGAAATTGCTGAACTCCGCCCCGTACCCCCTAAACCTGTGCAACTTCGGCTAATTCTCTTGCTTTTCACAATCAAGATCAAGTTTTACAATTTCTAA